One Thermofilum pendens Hrk 5 DNA segment encodes these proteins:
- a CDS encoding MFS transporter has translation MERKLLYSITSLYVAYFLVYVHRTMTGVVQEELGGIASAHGLPPAAFTSIVAAAYFYTYAAMQLPAGILADALGAKRYVGTSMLLLGLGSALASTCDPTLILVGRLVIGVGAASVWVSLQRVIGVYAEKNVGATLTGLALAVGNLGALFATAPLREAVDAVGLRAVFLYLAVAAFILSVAAFLGINDPGISRGSLKRGLAETLRQLKVVARSRHSIALALAFAGTYSAVLAFQSLWASIYVSRYFPEYRRETPLLLLLLALAFLVSVPLVGYVSDAVLKKRKPVLLAGIVLHFLAWVGLLVASRLSLGLAELEAIFLLLGVVAATHMVIPPLSREAYSPEFSGTTLAFVNMVGFVAIAVYQSIGAVVGDPSIPLVVFALVSLAALLLSGSVRETLS, from the coding sequence GTGGAGAGGAAGTTACTGTACTCGATTACCTCACTGTACGTAGCGTACTTCCTGGTGTACGTCCACAGGACGATGACGGGAGTAGTCCAGGAGGAGCTTGGAGGGATAGCCAGCGCTCACGGCCTCCCGCCGGCAGCCTTCACATCGATCGTTGCCGCCGCCTACTTCTACACGTACGCGGCTATGCAACTTCCAGCCGGAATTCTGGCGGACGCTCTCGGGGCGAAGAGGTACGTGGGAACCAGCATGCTCCTGCTCGGCCTGGGATCAGCGTTAGCTTCAACGTGCGACCCGACGCTGATTCTAGTGGGTAGGCTCGTGATAGGGGTCGGCGCGGCTTCCGTGTGGGTTTCCCTCCAGCGCGTCATAGGCGTGTACGCCGAGAAAAACGTCGGAGCAACGCTCACAGGGCTTGCCCTCGCGGTGGGAAACCTGGGAGCCCTTTTTGCCACTGCGCCTCTCAGGGAGGCCGTAGACGCTGTGGGGCTCCGGGCGGTTTTCCTGTACCTCGCCGTCGCCGCCTTTATCTTAAGCGTCGCGGCTTTCCTGGGGATAAACGACCCCGGGATATCCCGCGGCTCCTTGAAGAGGGGGCTCGCGGAGACGCTCAGGCAGTTGAAGGTGGTCGCTAGATCCCGGCATTCAATCGCTTTAGCGCTAGCCTTCGCGGGCACTTACTCGGCTGTGCTGGCGTTCCAGTCGCTCTGGGCGTCGATCTACGTGTCTAGGTACTTCCCGGAGTACAGGCGGGAAACCCCACTCCTCCTACTGCTCCTGGCGCTAGCCTTCCTAGTATCCGTACCCCTAGTCGGCTACGTCAGCGACGCCGTGCTGAAAAAGAGGAAGCCCGTCCTGCTCGCCGGGATAGTTCTACACTTCTTAGCGTGGGTCGGCCTACTGGTGGCTAGCAGGCTAAGCCTAGGTCTCGCGGAGCTCGAAGCCATTTTCCTGCTACTCGGCGTGGTGGCGGCAACCCACATGGTGATACCTCCCCTCTCCCGCGAGGCGTACAGCCCGGAGTTCTCGGGGACGACGCTGGCGTTCGTAAACATGGTCGGCTTCGTGGCGATAGCCGTTTACCAGTCGATAGGAGCCGTCGTAGGAGACCCGAGCATACCGCTAGTGGTCTTCGCGCTCGTATCGCTCGCGGCCCTACTCCTATCCGGGAGCGTGAGGGAAACTCTCAGCTAG
- the sfsA gene encoding DNA/RNA nuclease SfsA — MTWRLVRLPEPSECRVIRRENRFVVLVEVEGRAYRAHINNTGRLLEFLVPGRRAFCLRRERSKTAYRLFAVEDAGSAALIDTALQMNALESLFEQGIEPWSGCSVKARAPRLGSSRLDYLLVCNGEEVFVEVKSAVLREDSYAMYPDCPTLRGRRQISELIRLAEGGGKAMIIFVAALPGVKAFKPYGEGDPEVAVLLGEAKKKGVVLRAVALHYDPSQSEIVLDDPDLPVVVP; from the coding sequence ATGACCTGGAGGCTCGTAAGACTCCCCGAACCCTCCGAGTGCAGGGTGATCAGAAGGGAGAACAGGTTCGTCGTGCTCGTAGAGGTGGAGGGCCGGGCCTACCGCGCCCACATAAACAACACCGGGAGGCTTCTAGAGTTCCTGGTCCCTGGGCGCAGGGCTTTCTGCCTCAGAAGGGAGCGCTCCAAGACGGCTTACAGGCTATTCGCGGTCGAGGACGCCGGGTCAGCCGCCCTGATAGACACCGCCCTGCAGATGAACGCCCTTGAAAGTCTCTTCGAGCAGGGTATCGAGCCGTGGAGCGGGTGCAGCGTGAAGGCTAGGGCTCCGCGGCTTGGCTCGTCCAGGCTAGACTACCTGCTGGTGTGCAACGGAGAGGAGGTCTTCGTCGAGGTTAAGAGCGCGGTGCTGAGGGAGGATTCCTACGCGATGTACCCCGACTGCCCGACTCTGAGAGGGAGGAGGCAGATCTCCGAGCTGATAAGACTGGCGGAGGGCGGCGGCAAGGCTATGATAATTTTCGTCGCGGCGTTGCCGGGCGTAAAGGCGTTCAAGCCGTACGGGGAGGGGGACCCCGAGGTAGCGGTCCTGCTCGGAGAGGCTAAGAAAAAGGGAGTCGTGCTGAGAGCTGTCGCCCTCCACTACGACCCGTCCCAGTCAGAAATAGTTCTCGACGACCCGGATCTACCCGTCGTGGTGCCCTGA
- a CDS encoding 4Fe-4S dicluster domain-containing protein, translated as MPRLVIVDVDKCVGCMSCMFACSRRFGEGGLAKSAIHVSSIGGVERGFKVVVCRACENPPCAAVCPTNALVRREGGGVVLNPSKCVGCGNCARACPIGAVQWDYESMKPIICVHCGYCVNYCPYGVLSLSR; from the coding sequence GTGCCTAGGCTGGTAATAGTAGACGTGGATAAGTGCGTGGGATGCATGTCCTGCATGTTCGCATGCTCGAGGAGGTTTGGCGAGGGTGGGCTCGCGAAGTCCGCGATACACGTTTCGAGCATAGGGGGCGTGGAGAGAGGGTTTAAGGTCGTCGTGTGCAGGGCTTGTGAGAACCCTCCCTGCGCGGCTGTATGCCCTACGAACGCCCTGGTTAGGAGGGAGGGAGGGGGAGTCGTGTTAAACCCGAGTAAGTGCGTGGGATGCGGTAACTGCGCGAGGGCTTGCCCCATAGGGGCCGTGCAGTGGGACTACGAGAGCATGAAGCCCATAATATGCGTTCACTGTGGCTACTGCGTCAACTACTGCCCGTACGGCGTTTTATCCCTTTCGAGGTGA
- a CDS encoding aldehyde ferredoxin oxidoreductase family protein has protein sequence MSEPIPRKVLYIDLSSKRYWVEDRLDLFEEYLGGTGVATKLLEEELPRNVDPLGPENVIVFAVGPFNALYPTASKTVAMFKSPHTGNLGESHAGGRSAVAIRLAGYGAIVIKGASDLPVWVSVHGDKVYFRDARAIWGMTSSHTVGRILREVEPGSGVRTIMRIGRAGERMISYANVITETYRHFGRLGLGAVFGSKKLKALVVSGKGSVRVVDRKAYREVYDKIFKLIVDSPLMKKYHEIGTPINVRVLNALGALPSLNLQKASIDSADAISGEYIATNYLGRRVSCAHCPVACIHLAVVREPYEEEPYFYKTTFIGYDYEPIYALGSMLGAGEARDVLRLIDLVDSYGLDAMTTGVVLAWATEALSRGIISEKDLAGVKLRWGDYNAYMKAVQYIVEQPTELYRDLARGALYAARKWGGEDFALSFGGNEMAGYHTGPAAYANFAFGARHSHLDSAGYDLDQETIGRTPEPGELVRRLYEEESWRQVLTSLVVCLFARKVYKPEVVSEALKPLGIEMSVDDLYSLGRKIYREKYRLKLREGFRPEDVSFPRRIFETPTPHGLLSPEYMEKVKLEYVRLIREVTGEGASGHHDG, from the coding sequence ATGTCGGAGCCTATACCTAGGAAGGTGCTCTACATAGACCTTTCCTCGAAGAGATACTGGGTGGAGGACAGGCTGGACCTCTTCGAAGAGTACCTAGGCGGGACCGGCGTCGCCACGAAGCTCCTCGAGGAGGAGCTCCCCAGGAACGTTGACCCGTTGGGGCCGGAGAACGTCATCGTGTTCGCGGTGGGGCCTTTCAACGCGCTGTACCCGACGGCCTCAAAAACAGTTGCGATGTTTAAGAGCCCGCACACGGGTAACCTCGGCGAGAGCCACGCGGGCGGTAGGAGCGCGGTGGCGATAAGGCTCGCTGGGTACGGCGCCATAGTGATCAAAGGGGCGAGCGACCTGCCCGTGTGGGTGTCGGTTCACGGGGACAAGGTGTACTTCAGGGATGCGAGAGCCATATGGGGCATGACTAGTAGCCACACGGTTGGGCGGATTCTGCGCGAGGTAGAGCCCGGGTCCGGAGTAAGGACGATAATGCGCATAGGTAGAGCCGGGGAAAGGATGATCAGCTACGCGAACGTGATCACGGAGACTTACAGGCACTTCGGCAGGCTGGGGCTGGGCGCCGTCTTCGGAAGCAAAAAGCTGAAAGCACTAGTTGTGAGCGGGAAAGGCTCCGTAAGGGTGGTGGACAGAAAGGCCTACAGGGAAGTCTACGACAAGATCTTCAAGCTGATAGTAGACAGTCCCCTCATGAAGAAGTACCACGAGATAGGGACACCTATAAACGTTAGGGTTCTGAACGCCCTCGGAGCTCTACCCTCCCTGAACCTCCAGAAGGCGAGCATAGACTCGGCTGACGCGATCTCCGGAGAGTACATCGCGACGAACTACCTTGGGAGGAGGGTCTCGTGCGCACACTGCCCGGTTGCGTGCATACACTTAGCCGTGGTGAGGGAGCCGTACGAGGAGGAGCCGTACTTCTACAAGACCACGTTCATCGGGTACGACTACGAGCCGATATACGCGCTCGGCTCGATGCTCGGCGCCGGCGAAGCCAGAGACGTGTTGAGGCTTATAGACCTCGTGGACTCATACGGCCTAGACGCTATGACCACGGGAGTCGTGCTCGCATGGGCCACTGAGGCGCTCAGCAGGGGGATAATCAGCGAGAAAGACCTCGCTGGGGTGAAGCTACGATGGGGCGACTACAACGCGTACATGAAGGCCGTTCAGTACATCGTCGAGCAACCGACCGAGCTGTACAGGGACCTCGCTAGGGGTGCCTTGTACGCGGCCAGGAAGTGGGGTGGAGAAGACTTCGCCCTCTCCTTCGGCGGAAACGAGATGGCCGGGTACCACACGGGCCCCGCCGCGTACGCTAACTTCGCGTTCGGGGCTAGGCACAGCCACCTCGACAGCGCGGGCTACGACCTGGACCAGGAGACTATAGGGAGGACCCCGGAGCCCGGCGAGCTCGTTAGGAGGCTCTACGAGGAGGAGTCCTGGCGCCAAGTCCTGACGAGCTTAGTCGTCTGCCTATTCGCCAGGAAGGTGTACAAACCCGAAGTGGTCTCCGAGGCGTTGAAGCCTCTGGGGATAGAGATGAGCGTAGACGACCTTTACAGCCTGGGCAGAAAGATCTACAGGGAGAAGTACAGGCTGAAGCTCAGGGAGGGCTTCAGGCCAGAGGACGTCTCCTTCCCGAGGAGGATCTTCGAGACGCCGACCCCCCACGGGCTCCTAAGTCCGGAGTACATGGAGAAAGTCAAGCTCGAATACGTGCGCCTAATCAGGGAGGTAACCGGGGAAGGCGCGTCAGGGCACCACGACGGGTAG
- a CDS encoding phosphoribosyltransferase — translation MVRVFRNREDAGKQLAEKLLAEGVGGPDVKVLGIPRGGVVVAKSVSEALGVQLDVVVSRKLRAPGNPELGIGAVAELDAVYINREIVDALGIGEDYIRSEVEYQRRVVASYVEKFRGTALDLRGFTAVVVDDGVATGATVIAASIAARKAGAEKVVVATPVIARDVLGVVSRYADKVVAVTVPLILYAVGEFYRDFSEVTDSDVLRALGRSPERRGG, via the coding sequence GTGGTTAGGGTTTTTCGCAACAGGGAGGACGCCGGGAAGCAACTGGCCGAGAAGCTCCTCGCGGAGGGGGTAGGCGGTCCCGACGTGAAGGTTCTAGGCATTCCCAGGGGAGGGGTTGTGGTCGCTAAATCCGTGAGCGAGGCTCTGGGCGTACAGCTGGATGTCGTTGTCTCGAGGAAGCTCAGAGCGCCCGGGAACCCCGAGCTAGGCATAGGCGCCGTCGCCGAGCTAGACGCGGTCTACATCAACAGGGAGATAGTCGATGCTTTAGGCATCGGCGAGGACTACATAAGGAGCGAGGTAGAGTACCAGAGAAGGGTCGTTGCCAGCTACGTCGAGAAGTTCCGCGGAACCGCCCTCGACCTGAGAGGCTTCACGGCGGTAGTCGTAGACGATGGGGTGGCCACCGGTGCAACGGTGATCGCTGCCAGCATTGCCGCCAGGAAGGCGGGAGCCGAGAAGGTGGTAGTAGCTACGCCCGTTATCGCCCGGGACGTGCTGGGCGTCGTGTCCAGGTACGCGGACAAGGTTGTCGCCGTCACGGTTCCGCTCATTCTCTACGCGGTGGGCGAGTTCTACCGAGACTTCTCCGAGGTAACGGACAGCGACGTCCTAAGGGCGCTGGGGAGGTCTCCGGAGAGGAGGGGCGGCTAG
- the mobB gene encoding molybdopterin-guanine dinucleotide biosynthesis protein B: protein MRAVAVIGFKGSGKTTVASYIVGELKRRGLRVAAVKHAHGGISVNDEDSGRLFGAGADRVIAVSDDVVEEYRRSRASLWEVISQLRGFDFAVFEGFKSEFPGVRLAVARNVEEARELLTPLTVAITGRVAKEDHSGLPVPVFDLESEGERLVDFLLEKAFEPLPGLNCGFCRYGSCVALAEAVARGEAGHGECTVLSSKVKLLVDGKPVELNPFVQDVFRNVVFALVGSLKGVGSSPSRVELRVER, encoded by the coding sequence GTGCGGGCAGTCGCGGTCATAGGATTCAAGGGTTCTGGGAAGACGACCGTCGCTAGCTACATCGTGGGCGAGTTGAAGAGGAGGGGGCTACGCGTAGCCGCGGTGAAGCACGCCCACGGGGGGATAAGCGTTAACGACGAGGACTCGGGAAGGTTGTTCGGCGCCGGTGCTGACAGGGTGATAGCCGTCTCGGACGACGTGGTGGAGGAGTATAGGAGGTCGAGGGCTAGCCTCTGGGAGGTGATCTCGCAGCTGAGGGGGTTCGACTTCGCCGTGTTCGAAGGCTTCAAGTCGGAGTTCCCGGGCGTGAGGCTCGCCGTTGCGAGGAACGTGGAGGAAGCTAGGGAGCTCCTGACGCCCCTGACTGTGGCGATCACGGGGCGAGTGGCGAAGGAGGATCACTCCGGGCTCCCGGTACCCGTCTTCGACCTGGAGAGTGAGGGTGAACGGCTCGTAGACTTCCTGCTTGAAAAGGCGTTCGAGCCTCTACCGGGGCTAAACTGCGGCTTTTGTCGCTACGGGAGTTGCGTGGCCCTCGCGGAGGCCGTTGCCCGAGGCGAGGCGGGGCACGGCGAGTGCACAGTGCTCAGCTCTAAGGTGAAGTTGCTGGTCGACGGGAAGCCCGTAGAGCTTAACCCGTTCGTGCAGGACGTCTTCAGGAACGTGGTGTTCGCGCTTGTAGGAAGCCTTAAAGGCGTGGGTAGCTCACCGTCGCGTGTAGAGTTGAGGGTCGAGAGGTGA
- a CDS encoding methionine synthase vitamin-B12 independent, whose translation MKVATTLVGSFPLDYSRENIARALKDQVDIGITYPVLPQLRDFVYMFIEPLVKKGVVVREGLGYRLRGDVSSVEPETPEDMSYAADVAEDLGARYRLAFTGPFTVASRITPEGGRIGDIRTSLLADREGFQAVLEYVVETAREVASTLNPFIVCVDEPVLSVIVGSKSVMFGYTAEEITRALDSVLARFRSPMRGVHVCSRLPPLLKTVLLQLSNANFLDHEHSDIPENRAYYQASELRESGKVLGYGVVSSRNTSVERLEDVVALARDALERYGESLAFIKPDCGFGGMKGYLQGREYEEIVLKKLRVLVEASRGLEEG comes from the coding sequence TTGAAGGTCGCGACGACCCTCGTTGGGAGCTTCCCACTCGACTACTCGCGCGAGAACATCGCAAGGGCCCTGAAGGACCAGGTCGATATAGGTATAACTTACCCCGTTCTACCGCAACTCAGAGACTTCGTCTACATGTTCATAGAGCCGCTCGTCAAGAAGGGCGTCGTCGTTAGGGAGGGGCTTGGCTACAGGCTTCGGGGCGATGTATCCTCGGTTGAGCCCGAGACCCCCGAGGACATGTCCTACGCGGCGGACGTCGCGGAAGACCTAGGCGCGAGGTATAGGCTGGCGTTCACGGGACCCTTCACTGTGGCGTCACGCATAACCCCCGAGGGAGGGCGTATAGGGGACATCAGGACCTCGTTGCTGGCAGACAGGGAGGGCTTCCAAGCAGTGCTCGAGTATGTCGTGGAGACCGCGAGGGAGGTTGCCAGCACTCTCAACCCGTTCATTGTCTGCGTCGACGAGCCTGTACTCTCGGTGATTGTGGGGTCTAAGAGCGTGATGTTCGGCTACACCGCGGAGGAGATAACGCGCGCACTGGACTCCGTCCTGGCGAGGTTCAGGAGCCCCATGAGGGGTGTACACGTCTGTAGCCGCCTCCCGCCCCTCCTCAAGACTGTACTGCTGCAACTGTCCAATGCGAACTTCCTCGACCACGAGCACAGCGATATCCCCGAGAACAGGGCGTACTACCAGGCGTCGGAGCTGAGGGAGTCCGGGAAGGTTCTCGGATACGGCGTTGTATCCTCGAGGAATACCTCGGTGGAGCGCCTAGAGGACGTGGTAGCGCTGGCGAGGGACGCCCTCGAGAGGTACGGCGAGAGCCTTGCATTCATAAAGCCGGACTGCGGGTTCGGCGGGATGAAGGGGTACCTTCAGGGCAGAGAGTACGAGGAAATAGTCTTGAAAAAGCTGAGGGTACTCGTCGAGGCGAGCAGGGGTCTCGAAGAGGGATGA
- a CDS encoding CBS domain-containing protein, whose translation MSFTGPPSQGVFTKIDPLGLNDTVSVAAERMWRFELPAVPVVDGEGRYAGIVSIFSLLRTRYQAGTKLGSVLEKAPVVEPSLPLTEVARMLVKTGQPGLAVVEGGRVVGIVSARRLLAGMGLSSRVTARHIAYRLDPLAPSDPLEKARKLIVDLGLRLVPVAEDGKAVGVVRVYDLVNFVYNTPLRRERLGEVKGETSYFLEQPVAKIATANFRTVHVDGYPSVEDIAEGSVVVDSSGKVYGIISPYLLLRRLLPAIEEAKVPLRVEGVDELDFIQRNLIYRKSLDIASEVSRRARLLEMSVVLKSREKSGNRRRYDAIVSIKLDVDSYSARSSGWDAVETVYEALDSAYKVFSKSKEKKREKRISLARLRKILE comes from the coding sequence ATGAGCTTTACTGGGCCCCCTTCCCAGGGGGTTTTCACGAAGATAGACCCCCTAGGCTTAAACGACACCGTTTCTGTTGCCGCTGAACGCATGTGGAGGTTTGAGCTCCCCGCAGTGCCCGTGGTCGACGGGGAGGGGAGGTACGCGGGGATAGTGTCTATCTTTTCGCTTTTGAGGACAAGGTACCAAGCGGGCACGAAGCTTGGGAGTGTCCTCGAAAAGGCGCCCGTGGTGGAGCCGTCCCTCCCCTTGACAGAGGTAGCGAGGATGCTCGTCAAGACGGGGCAACCCGGGCTAGCAGTAGTGGAGGGTGGAAGGGTCGTGGGGATAGTCTCGGCGAGAAGGTTGCTCGCAGGTATGGGTCTCTCTTCGAGGGTTACCGCGAGGCATATTGCCTACAGGCTCGACCCACTGGCCCCCAGCGATCCCTTGGAGAAGGCTAGGAAGCTCATCGTGGACCTGGGCTTGAGGCTCGTACCGGTAGCCGAGGACGGGAAGGCCGTGGGGGTGGTCAGAGTCTACGATCTAGTGAACTTCGTGTACAATACTCCCCTGAGGCGTGAGAGGCTGGGCGAGGTGAAGGGCGAGACCTCCTACTTCCTCGAACAGCCGGTCGCGAAAATAGCTACAGCGAACTTTAGGACGGTTCACGTAGACGGCTACCCCTCGGTGGAAGACATAGCCGAGGGGTCTGTCGTCGTCGACTCCTCCGGGAAGGTCTACGGGATCATATCGCCCTACCTGCTACTGAGGAGGCTTCTGCCCGCGATCGAGGAAGCAAAGGTCCCTCTAAGGGTAGAAGGGGTGGACGAGCTGGACTTCATCCAGAGGAACCTCATATACAGGAAGAGCCTGGATATAGCTTCGGAGGTCTCGAGGAGGGCTAGGTTACTCGAAATGAGCGTAGTGCTAAAGTCTAGGGAGAAGTCGGGGAACAGGAGGAGGTACGACGCGATAGTATCCATCAAGCTCGACGTCGACAGCTATAGCGCGAGGTCCTCTGGGTGGGACGCTGTCGAGACAGTGTACGAAGCGCTAGACTCGGCGTACAAGGTTTTCTCGAAGTCGAAGGAAAAGAAGAGGGAGAAGAGGATCTCGCTAGCAAGGCTCAGGAAGATCCTGGAGTAA
- a CDS encoding HesA/MoeB/ThiF family protein, whose protein sequence is MPLKDLSPEELERYDRQIRVWGVEAQKKLKSSTVLVVGAGGLGSPVAFYLVAAGVGKLIIVDAEDVELSNLNRQILHWTSDLGKAKVESAKEKLEKLNPHVEVVTLKQKIRSLEDALKLVEDADVVVDCLDNWSTRFLLNEACVKLGKPLVHGAVRGLYGQLTVVKPFEGPCLRCILPREPPEERPFPVAGPTPGVIGSLEALEVIKILTGYGEPMVGRLLFYDGVRNTFDVVKVERRPDCPVCGVSVRKVASGGKTS, encoded by the coding sequence GTGCCGTTGAAGGATCTCTCCCCGGAGGAGCTCGAAAGGTACGACAGGCAGATCAGGGTTTGGGGCGTCGAGGCGCAGAAGAAGCTCAAGTCCTCGACCGTCCTGGTGGTGGGAGCAGGTGGGCTGGGGTCGCCCGTAGCGTTCTACCTGGTAGCCGCCGGGGTTGGAAAGCTCATAATCGTTGACGCAGAAGACGTTGAGCTGAGCAACCTGAACAGGCAAATACTCCACTGGACGAGTGACCTTGGAAAGGCAAAGGTTGAAAGCGCGAAGGAAAAGCTCGAAAAGCTAAACCCACACGTAGAGGTAGTAACACTTAAGCAGAAAATTAGGAGCCTCGAGGACGCCTTAAAACTCGTGGAGGATGCCGACGTCGTAGTAGACTGCCTCGACAACTGGTCCACGAGGTTCCTGCTTAACGAGGCCTGCGTGAAGCTCGGAAAGCCGCTCGTGCACGGAGCCGTAAGGGGGCTCTATGGGCAGTTAACGGTTGTAAAGCCCTTCGAAGGGCCCTGCCTGAGGTGTATCCTCCCCCGGGAACCGCCCGAGGAGAGACCCTTCCCGGTGGCAGGCCCGACCCCCGGCGTTATAGGGTCGCTTGAAGCGCTGGAGGTCATCAAGATACTAACCGGCTACGGGGAGCCCATGGTGGGGCGGCTCCTGTTCTACGACGGGGTGAGAAACACCTTCGACGTCGTGAAAGTAGAGAGAAGGCCCGATTGCCCGGTGTGCGGTGTAAGCGTTCGCAAAGTAGCAAGTGGTGGGAAAACTAGCTGA
- a CDS encoding SDR family oxidoreductase — protein sequence MALKIDLSGKLSLTTASSRGIGFGVARVLARCGSDVILVSRSAEGLEKARSAILSESPVDVFTVQADLTRREDLERMVKEVLGIGVPDVFFYSTGGPRPGSFLELSMDDWDSAYRLLVYPAVYITRSILPGMVEKRWGRLIYLSSLAIKEPMPNLALSNVMRIAIAGLVRTLAREVGRYGITVNGIMPGTIKTSRVEELAADIARRQGVSLDEAYRQLARDIPAGRLGYPEEIGYLVAFLASDYASYINGAMIPVDGGRQVSVF from the coding sequence ATGGCGCTGAAGATAGACCTCTCCGGGAAGCTGTCGCTAACGACCGCTTCTTCTAGGGGCATAGGCTTTGGGGTGGCGAGGGTGCTCGCCCGCTGCGGTAGCGACGTCATACTGGTTTCGAGGAGCGCGGAGGGGCTTGAGAAGGCTAGAAGCGCGATCCTGAGTGAAAGCCCGGTCGACGTGTTCACTGTTCAGGCGGACTTGACGCGCAGGGAAGACCTGGAGAGGATGGTTAAAGAGGTGCTCGGCATAGGTGTTCCGGACGTGTTCTTCTACTCGACTGGGGGTCCTAGGCCTGGATCCTTCCTGGAGCTCTCCATGGACGACTGGGACTCCGCCTACAGGCTCCTCGTCTACCCGGCGGTATACATAACTAGGAGCATTCTGCCCGGGATGGTGGAGAAGAGGTGGGGGCGCCTAATCTACTTGTCCAGCCTGGCGATAAAGGAGCCGATGCCGAACCTGGCGCTGAGTAACGTTATGCGCATAGCTATTGCGGGGCTCGTGAGAACCCTTGCGCGAGAGGTGGGCAGGTATGGGATTACGGTGAACGGCATAATGCCTGGTACGATTAAGACCTCTAGGGTCGAGGAGCTTGCCGCAGATATTGCCCGCAGGCAGGGTGTATCCCTCGACGAGGCGTACAGGCAGCTCGCTAGAGACATACCTGCCGGAAGGCTCGGCTACCCCGAGGAGATCGGCTACCTAGTGGCGTTCCTGGCCAGCGACTACGCGTCGTACATCAACGGAGCAATGATACCGGTAGACGGTGGCAGGCAGGTCTCCGTCTTCTAG
- a CDS encoding dihydrolipoyl dehydrogenase codes for MVKHYDVIVFGTGSAMNIVSELINEGKRLRFAVIENNMVGGICLTRGCIPSKMLLEVARNIRRIKEAEKFGIQVSLAGVDFTGVMERVWRRIYAESKEIEHSLKHHPLIDLYQVDGTFVGDYTVDVGGREIEGDTILLCTGSRPHVVKAPGVEEVKYYTNDNFFRELRKLPRRTVVIGGGFVGLELGFFLAMMGSQVTVLQRRERILPEEEPEISELLARDLSRYMDIRTLHEVVEFRRSGERQIVVAENKATGDNVEFEADAILMAAGRESYSDITRPEKTGVKTDEKGWILVDEYLRTTKDGVWAFGDATGKMMFKHKANYESVIVYRNAFRGENVKARYHAVPHAVFTEPEVASVGLKEEEAAKKYDILVGIAGYEETAKGEAMMLHDYFVKVILDRDTFRILGAHIIGPEASILIQEIVNLMYAGDGTAEPIYEGMHIHPALSEVVERAFFHLHEPGEWRRHAHH; via the coding sequence ATGGTAAAACACTACGACGTGATAGTATTCGGTACAGGCTCGGCTATGAACATTGTATCGGAGCTCATAAACGAGGGAAAAAGGCTGAGGTTCGCCGTAATAGAGAACAACATGGTCGGAGGAATCTGCTTAACGAGGGGCTGTATCCCCTCCAAGATGCTACTGGAAGTCGCCAGGAACATTAGGCGCATAAAGGAAGCCGAGAAGTTCGGCATCCAGGTAAGCCTGGCGGGGGTTGACTTCACAGGAGTCATGGAGCGCGTGTGGAGGAGGATATACGCCGAGAGCAAGGAGATAGAGCACTCGCTGAAACACCACCCGCTGATAGACCTCTACCAAGTTGACGGCACGTTTGTCGGAGACTACACAGTGGACGTTGGGGGCAGGGAGATAGAGGGGGACACGATACTCCTCTGCACGGGGTCTAGGCCCCACGTAGTCAAGGCTCCAGGAGTAGAGGAGGTTAAGTACTACACGAACGACAACTTCTTCAGGGAGTTGCGGAAGCTCCCGAGGAGAACGGTCGTTATAGGCGGAGGGTTCGTGGGGCTGGAGCTGGGCTTCTTCCTGGCGATGATGGGTAGCCAGGTCACCGTACTGCAGAGGAGGGAGAGGATCCTCCCCGAGGAGGAGCCCGAGATCTCGGAGCTCCTGGCGAGGGATCTTTCAAGGTACATGGACATCAGAACGCTCCACGAGGTGGTGGAGTTTCGCAGGAGCGGGGAGAGGCAGATAGTGGTAGCTGAGAATAAGGCTACTGGGGATAACGTGGAGTTCGAAGCTGACGCCATACTAATGGCCGCCGGCAGGGAGTCCTACAGCGACATAACAAGGCCCGAGAAGACCGGCGTGAAGACGGACGAGAAGGGGTGGATATTGGTCGACGAATATCTCAGGACGACTAAGGACGGTGTATGGGCTTTCGGAGACGCGACGGGCAAGATGATGTTCAAGCACAAGGCTAACTACGAAAGCGTGATAGTGTACAGGAACGCCTTCAGGGGGGAGAACGTAAAGGCGAGGTACCACGCGGTTCCCCACGCTGTCTTCACAGAGCCGGAAGTCGCGAGCGTAGGGCTTAAAGAGGAGGAGGCGGCGAAGAAGTACGACATACTCGTAGGCATCGCCGGCTACGAGGAGACAGCGAAGGGAGAGGCTATGATGCTTCACGACTACTTCGTGAAGGTGATACTAGACAGGGATACGTTCAGAATCCTGGGAGCCCACATAATAGGCCCAGAAGCATCCATACTGATACAGGAAATAGTGAACCTGATGTACGCCGGCGACGGGACGGCGGAGCCTATATACGAAGGCATGCACATACACCCCGCCCTCTCAGAGGTCGTGGAGAGGGCCTTCTTCCACCTACACGAGCCCGGAGAGTGGAGAAGACACGCTCACCACTGA